One segment of Streptomyces sp. NA02950 DNA contains the following:
- a CDS encoding MarR family winged helix-turn-helix transcriptional regulator: MKTPTPADADADADGEATRWLTEDEQRTWQAYMQASMLLEDHLDRQLQRDAGMPHVYYGLLVKLSRAPRHRLRMTELAEAAKITRSRLSHAIARMEKDGWVRREDCPSDKRGQNAVLTDKGFEVLKQTAPGHVAAVRTAIFDRLSPEQVEQFGDICQIIREGLQPEGADLPWLR; the protein is encoded by the coding sequence ATGAAGACCCCGACCCCCGCAGACGCAGACGCAGACGCAGACGGCGAAGCGACCCGCTGGCTGACCGAAGACGAACAGCGCACCTGGCAGGCGTACATGCAGGCGAGCATGCTCCTGGAGGACCATCTCGACCGCCAGTTGCAGCGGGACGCGGGGATGCCGCATGTCTACTACGGCCTGTTGGTGAAGCTCTCCCGGGCGCCACGCCACAGACTGCGGATGACCGAGCTCGCCGAGGCCGCCAAGATCACCCGCTCCCGGCTGTCCCACGCCATCGCGCGGATGGAGAAGGACGGCTGGGTGCGGCGTGAGGACTGCCCCTCCGACAAGCGCGGGCAGAACGCGGTCCTCACCGACAAGGGGTTCGAGGTGCTGAAGCAGACGGCGCCCGGCCATGTCGCCGCCGTACGGACCGCGATCTTCGACCGGCTCAGTCCCGAGCAGGTCGAGCAGTTCGGCGACATCTGCCAGATCATCCGCGAGGGGCTCCAGCCGGAGGGCGCCGATCTGCCCTGGCTGCGCTGA
- a CDS encoding IS30 family transposase: MDFEIREDRQPQGPRKLTREREAYFRLMQQGVSNTEACRIVGINRRTGKRWRYGRGVSGSNKAAPPINSVGPPSAPSRYLCEADRIHIADRLREKATVRAIAAELGRSPSTISREIRRNRHPGSGQYRPYAAQARADARRPRPKRRKISENPELRAAVQAMLDEKWSPEQVCHALRAQFPDRPEMHVVHETVYQALYVQGRGRLRRELAGTLRSGRARRKPQKQANCRQPRFTTPMVMISERPAEAEDRALPGHWEGDLIIGKDGKSAIGTLVERATRYAMLLHLPGDHGAEAVLGALTTTVQTLPAQLKRSLTWDQGSEMARHGEFTLATDIPVYFCDPASPWQRGSNENTNGLLRQYFPKGTDLSAHGPEHLAAVADQLNRRPRKTLGWETPAERLHKLLAA, from the coding sequence ATGGACTTCGAGATCCGTGAGGACCGGCAGCCGCAGGGACCCAGGAAGCTCACTCGTGAGCGGGAGGCATACTTCCGGCTCATGCAGCAGGGCGTGAGCAACACGGAAGCGTGCCGGATTGTCGGGATCAACCGGCGGACCGGGAAACGCTGGCGCTACGGACGCGGCGTGTCCGGCAGCAACAAGGCGGCCCCACCGATCAACTCGGTGGGGCCGCCTTCTGCGCCGTCGCGGTACCTGTGCGAGGCCGACCGGATCCACATCGCCGACCGGCTGCGTGAGAAGGCGACGGTCCGGGCGATCGCGGCCGAGCTGGGCCGCAGTCCGTCCACGATCAGCCGGGAGATCCGCCGCAACCGGCACCCGGGCAGCGGTCAGTACCGGCCCTACGCGGCCCAGGCCCGCGCGGATGCCCGCCGGCCCCGCCCCAAGCGCCGGAAGATCAGCGAGAACCCCGAGCTGCGGGCCGCCGTCCAGGCGATGCTGGACGAGAAGTGGAGCCCGGAGCAGGTATGCCACGCTCTGCGGGCACAGTTCCCCGACCGGCCGGAGATGCACGTGGTCCACGAGACCGTCTACCAGGCCCTTTACGTCCAGGGCAGAGGCCGGCTACGGCGCGAGCTCGCCGGCACCCTGCGCTCGGGGCGGGCCCGCCGCAAGCCGCAGAAGCAGGCCAACTGCCGCCAGCCGCGGTTCACCACCCCGATGGTGATGATCAGCGAACGGCCCGCCGAGGCCGAGGACCGGGCCCTGCCCGGCCACTGGGAAGGCGACCTGATCATCGGCAAGGACGGGAAGTCCGCGATCGGCACCCTGGTGGAACGCGCGACCCGCTACGCCATGCTCCTGCATCTGCCCGGCGACCACGGCGCCGAGGCCGTCCTGGGAGCGCTGACAACCACAGTCCAGACCCTGCCCGCCCAGCTGAAACGGTCCCTGACCTGGGACCAGGGCAGCGAGATGGCCCGCCACGGCGAGTTCACCCTCGCCACCGACATCCCGGTCTACTTCTGCGACCCCGCCAGCCCCTGGCAGCGCGGCTCGAACGAGAACACCAACGGACTGCTCCGTCAGTACTTCCCCAAGGGCACCGACCTGTCCGCCCACGGCCCCGAGCACCTGGCCGCCGTCGCCGACCAGCTCAACCGCCGCCCACGCAAAACGCTCGGCTGGGAAACCCCAGCCGAGCGCCTGCATAAACTGCTCGCGGCCTGA
- a CDS encoding MFS transporter, with translation MPETAPYVDPRRWKALIFIAIAQLMVVLDATIVNIALPSAQADLHISDGNRQWVITAYALAFGGLLLFGGRVADLWGRKRTFIVGLVGFAAASALGGAALNSGVLMGARALQGVFGALLAPSALSLLAVMFTDAKERAKAFGIFGAIAGGGGAVGLILGGVLTEYMDWRWTFFVNIPFAAVAAAGAIAVIREPIESRNTSRLDIPGVILATTGLVALVYGFTRAESDGWSAGWTIGLFIAAAVLLTAFAVVESQVKAPLLPLRVVTDRNRGGVYASLGLAIIGMFGLFLFLTFYMQIVKGYSPVKTGFAFLPMIFGMIVGSTQIGTRLMIRVPARLLMGPGFVVAAIGMVILTQIELDTSYTWQILPAFILLGLGMGTAFMPAMSLATHGVQPRDAGVASAMVNTSQQVGGAIGTALLNTIAASATTDYAKSHLLSAPSRKALEMQAMVHGYTTAIWWAVGILALAALIAFTFINAGRQDGGGPVASSGEGAVEDAVPVMAH, from the coding sequence ATGCCTGAAACGGCTCCATACGTCGATCCCCGGCGCTGGAAAGCGCTGATATTCATCGCCATCGCCCAGCTGATGGTTGTCCTCGACGCGACCATCGTGAACATCGCGCTGCCCTCCGCCCAGGCCGACCTCCATATCTCGGACGGCAACCGGCAGTGGGTCATCACCGCGTACGCCCTCGCCTTCGGCGGACTGCTGCTGTTCGGCGGCCGGGTCGCTGACCTGTGGGGCCGCAAGCGGACCTTCATCGTCGGACTGGTGGGCTTCGCCGCGGCCTCGGCGCTGGGCGGCGCCGCGCTCAACAGCGGGGTGCTGATGGGCGCCCGGGCGCTTCAGGGTGTGTTCGGCGCGCTGCTCGCGCCCTCCGCGCTCTCGCTGCTCGCCGTGATGTTCACCGACGCCAAGGAGCGCGCCAAGGCGTTCGGCATCTTCGGCGCCATCGCGGGCGGTGGCGGCGCAGTCGGCCTGATCCTCGGCGGTGTGCTCACCGAGTACATGGACTGGCGCTGGACGTTCTTCGTGAACATCCCCTTCGCCGCCGTCGCCGCCGCTGGTGCGATCGCCGTGATCCGCGAGCCCATCGAGAGCCGCAATACATCCCGGCTGGACATCCCCGGCGTCATCCTGGCCACCACGGGCCTGGTCGCGCTGGTCTACGGGTTCACCCGCGCCGAATCCGACGGCTGGTCCGCGGGCTGGACCATCGGCCTGTTCATCGCGGCGGCCGTGCTGCTGACCGCGTTCGCGGTCGTCGAGTCCCAGGTGAAGGCTCCGCTGCTGCCGCTGCGGGTGGTCACCGACCGGAACCGCGGCGGTGTCTACGCCTCGCTGGGCCTGGCCATCATCGGCATGTTCGGTCTGTTCCTGTTCCTCACCTTCTATATGCAGATCGTCAAGGGATACAGCCCGGTCAAGACCGGTTTCGCCTTCCTGCCGATGATCTTCGGCATGATCGTCGGTTCCACCCAGATCGGCACCCGGCTGATGATCCGGGTCCCGGCCCGGCTGCTGATGGGTCCGGGCTTCGTGGTCGCCGCGATCGGCATGGTGATACTGACCCAGATCGAACTGGACACCTCGTACACCTGGCAGATCCTGCCCGCGTTCATCCTGCTCGGCCTCGGCATGGGTACGGCCTTCATGCCGGCGATGAGCCTGGCGACGCACGGCGTCCAGCCGCGTGACGCGGGTGTCGCCTCTGCGATGGTCAACACCTCGCAGCAGGTGGGCGGCGCCATCGGTACCGCGCTGCTGAACACCATCGCCGCCAGCGCCACCACCGACTACGCCAAGTCCCATCTGCTCAGTGCCCCCTCGCGCAAGGCGCTGGAGATGCAGGCCATGGTGCACGGCTACACCACCGCCATCTGGTGGGCGGTCGGCATCCTGGCGCTGGCGGCGCTGATCGCCTTCACCTTCATCAACGCGGGTCGGCAGGACGGCGGGGGTCCGGTCGCGAGCTCCGGCGAGGGTGCGGTCGAGGACGCCGTGCCGGTCATGGCGCACTGA
- a CDS encoding TetR/AcrR family transcriptional regulator encodes MAPTATTKTGKTARPGQYRLRADALRNRERIVATAREALAEYGGEIPLDEIARRAGVGNATIYRHFADRRELIHHVTLSVMSRVAEQAESALAEEPDAFLALRRFVHAAADERIGALCPLLSDSIDKEHPDLIAARDRLAASIDALMGAARASGQLRTDIGVGDLMVALNQLTRPLPGSGCVDFDTFVHRHLQLFLDGLSAPARSELPGSAATLEDLQQRP; translated from the coding sequence ATGGCCCCCACGGCCACTACGAAGACGGGGAAGACGGCCCGGCCCGGGCAGTACCGGCTGCGCGCCGACGCCCTGCGGAACCGGGAGCGGATCGTCGCCACCGCCCGGGAGGCGCTCGCCGAGTACGGGGGCGAGATCCCGCTCGATGAAATCGCTCGACGAGCGGGTGTCGGCAATGCCACCATCTATCGGCACTTCGCGGACCGCCGCGAGCTGATCCACCACGTGACCCTGTCGGTGATGTCCCGCGTTGCCGAACAGGCCGAATCGGCCCTGGCCGAGGAGCCGGACGCGTTCCTCGCGCTGCGGCGCTTCGTGCACGCGGCGGCGGACGAGCGGATCGGCGCCCTGTGCCCCCTGCTCTCCGACAGCATCGACAAGGAGCACCCTGATCTCATCGCCGCCCGCGACCGTCTGGCCGCCAGTATCGACGCCCTGATGGGGGCGGCGCGCGCGTCCGGCCAACTGCGCACCGACATCGGTGTCGGTGATCTGATGGTCGCCCTCAACCAGCTCACCCGGCCGCTGCCCGGCAGCGGCTGCGTGGACTTCGACACCTTTGTGCACCGGCATCTTCAGCTGTTCCTGGACGGTCTGTCGGCCCCGGCGCGCTCCGAACTACCCGGCTCCGCCGCCACCTTGGAGGATCTGCAACAGCGGCCGTGA
- a CDS encoding M6 family metalloprotease domain-containing protein gives MSQTRESSRPRIRRPRRGSAFATAAVLTVAVVAPAAAPHPSVPASPERAAAPSARPVSGTLAPCTLAPGHGLQMSEGIPTGRGYSRSTGTVHALNLMIDFPDVHGKGTARERFEEFFPQTSRWFAQSSYGRLDYRAAMPIAHWLRMPHSFKSYGIKRGSPFEPGYRKLVADLAKAADRTIDFSRYDLVNVLVTPNAGPPAARAVLSVTYADNQRAPIADGVPLANVSFVYSRQDDGSGSLHRTGYRVLPHENGHVFGLPDLYTRGGGDKVGHWDVMSEDWGAGNDLLAWHKWKLGWLGPGQVACASQPGVSAHTVAPLHRTDGTKMVFVPVSAATGYAIEVRTNGGNDEAVCKPGVLISWVDTRVDSGGGPVTVMDSRPDGRGCTRERNVHPGLSDAAFGPGETFTGSAGGIRVQVRVMGQDASGAYGIEVTRRASGGARG, from the coding sequence ATGAGCCAGACCCGTGAGTCCTCCCGCCCTCGAATACGCAGGCCCCGCCGAGGCAGCGCATTCGCCACCGCAGCCGTGCTCACGGTGGCGGTGGTGGCCCCGGCGGCGGCCCCTCATCCCTCGGTGCCCGCGTCCCCCGAGCGGGCAGCCGCCCCGTCCGCCCGTCCGGTCTCCGGAACGCTGGCGCCGTGCACCCTCGCCCCGGGCCATGGACTCCAGATGTCCGAGGGCATTCCCACCGGTCGCGGCTACAGTCGCAGCACCGGTACGGTCCACGCCCTCAACCTCATGATCGACTTCCCGGACGTGCACGGCAAGGGCACGGCCCGGGAGCGCTTCGAGGAGTTCTTCCCGCAGACCTCGCGCTGGTTCGCGCAGAGTTCGTACGGACGGCTCGACTACCGTGCCGCGATGCCGATCGCCCACTGGCTGCGGATGCCGCACTCCTTCAAGTCCTACGGCATAAAGCGCGGCAGCCCGTTCGAGCCCGGCTACCGCAAGCTGGTCGCCGACCTGGCCAAGGCGGCCGACCGCACGATCGACTTCAGCCGCTACGACCTGGTCAACGTGCTGGTGACACCGAACGCCGGGCCGCCCGCCGCCCGTGCCGTGCTCTCGGTGACCTACGCCGACAACCAGCGCGCCCCGATCGCCGACGGGGTGCCGCTGGCCAATGTCTCCTTCGTCTACAGCCGCCAGGACGACGGCTCCGGCTCACTGCACCGCACCGGCTACCGGGTGCTGCCGCACGAGAACGGCCATGTCTTCGGACTGCCCGATCTCTACACCCGCGGCGGCGGGGACAAGGTGGGCCACTGGGATGTGATGTCCGAGGACTGGGGCGCCGGGAACGATCTGCTGGCCTGGCACAAGTGGAAGCTGGGCTGGCTCGGGCCGGGCCAGGTGGCCTGTGCCTCGCAGCCCGGTGTCTCGGCCCACACAGTGGCGCCGCTGCACCGGACGGACGGCACCAAGATGGTCTTCGTACCCGTCTCGGCGGCCACCGGCTACGCCATAGAGGTGCGCACCAACGGGGGCAACGACGAGGCGGTCTGCAAACCCGGGGTGCTGATCTCCTGGGTGGACACCCGCGTCGACTCCGGCGGCGGCCCGGTCACCGTCATGGACAGCCGCCCGGACGGCCGCGGCTGCACCCGGGAGCGCAATGTCCACCCCGGCCTCAGCGACGCGGCGTTCGGGCCCGGCGAGACCTTCACCGGGAGCGCGGGCGGCATCCGGGTCCAGGTCCGGGTCATGGGGCAGGACGCGAGCGGCGCCTACGGCATAGAGGTCACCCGTCGCGCCAGTGGCGGCGCCCGAGGCTGA
- a CDS encoding TetR family transcriptional regulator translates to MSHTSGVRQAQKEKTRRALLDAGLRLLEEQSLSSLGLREVTRVVGVAPAAFYRHFRDLSDLGVALVEESLGSLHSLIRAILADRIGDEERIEATVDAVAEQVRRYPAHIRFIARERHGGVRLVREAIAAELDRFADEVADAFAPQLTPEGWSAEDVRILAQMYVDHMVMTATAFLEVAPDRPEEERRVADTARKQLLLISLGRRHWRDG, encoded by the coding sequence ATGAGTCACACGTCCGGGGTCCGGCAGGCCCAGAAGGAGAAGACGCGGCGCGCGTTGCTGGATGCGGGGCTGCGGCTGTTGGAGGAGCAGAGCCTGAGCAGCCTGGGCCTGCGCGAAGTCACCCGGGTGGTGGGGGTGGCCCCCGCCGCCTTCTACCGGCACTTCCGGGATCTGAGCGATCTCGGCGTCGCCCTGGTCGAGGAGTCCCTGGGCAGCCTCCACTCCCTGATCCGCGCGATACTCGCCGACCGGATCGGGGACGAGGAGCGGATCGAGGCCACCGTCGACGCGGTGGCAGAGCAGGTGCGCCGCTACCCCGCCCACATCCGCTTCATCGCACGTGAGCGGCACGGCGGCGTCCGCTTGGTGCGGGAGGCGATCGCCGCCGAACTGGACCGGTTCGCCGACGAGGTGGCCGACGCCTTCGCCCCGCAGCTGACCCCGGAGGGCTGGTCCGCGGAGGATGTCCGGATCCTTGCCCAGATGTATGTGGACCACATGGTGATGACCGCGACCGCGTTCCTGGAGGTCGCGCCGGACCGGCCGGAGGAGGAGCGCCGGGTGGCCGACACCGCCAGGAAGCAGCTGCTGCTGATCAGCCTCGGGCGCCGCCACTGGCGCGACGGGTGA
- a CDS encoding DUF4190 domain-containing protein: MALTAPTRTSPARARKDADGMAVASFVLGLIGTLLFNAVFGPCAIVLGTLALARETGRRGRALLGIGLGVVDVVLLIVLVTLDQSVFWQFGG, from the coding sequence ATGGCACTGACCGCACCCACCCGCACCTCGCCGGCCCGGGCCCGCAAGGACGCCGACGGCATGGCCGTCGCCTCCTTCGTCCTGGGGCTCATCGGCACCCTGCTCTTCAACGCCGTCTTCGGACCGTGCGCCATCGTCCTCGGGACGCTCGCGCTCGCCCGGGAGACCGGCCGCCGGGGCCGGGCACTGCTCGGGATCGGGCTCGGTGTCGTGGACGTGGTCCTGCTCATCGTCCTGGTGACACTGGACCAGTCCGTTTTCTGGCAGTTCGGCGGCTGA
- a CDS encoding ABC transporter substrate-binding protein has translation MRHARALPLSRRGLLAAGGAVGLGALVTACGGKGGSGSGDSEDGGSWSFTDDRKKKISLKGRPKHVVAYIGAAAALHDFGVDQQITGIFGPSKLKNGKPDVQAGDFPVDHATSLGNVWGQFNVEKYASLTPDLLITNMYDPGALFYIPEDSKKKILELAPSAAITTGRVSMLEPIKRYAALAEALGADLKAKKVTEAKKRFEKASEELRKTVASHRVKVMACSASADLFYVSNPKINADLIYFSELGVDFVQPRKTDKGGYFESLSWENADKYDADVLFLDNRTATLQPEALTGKPTWSKLPAVKAGQITPWSSEPRFSYAGAAPLVESLTKAIQDAKKVS, from the coding sequence ATGCGCCACGCCAGAGCACTCCCCCTCTCCCGCCGCGGCCTCCTCGCCGCGGGCGGCGCCGTCGGACTCGGCGCCCTGGTCACCGCCTGTGGCGGCAAGGGCGGTTCGGGCTCCGGCGACAGCGAAGACGGCGGCTCCTGGTCGTTCACCGATGACCGCAAGAAGAAGATCAGCCTCAAGGGGCGCCCCAAGCACGTCGTGGCGTACATCGGTGCCGCGGCCGCGCTCCACGACTTCGGCGTCGACCAGCAGATCACCGGCATCTTCGGCCCCAGCAAGCTGAAGAACGGCAAGCCGGACGTCCAGGCGGGCGACTTCCCCGTCGACCACGCGACGTCCCTGGGCAATGTCTGGGGGCAGTTCAACGTCGAGAAGTACGCCTCGCTCACCCCCGATCTGCTGATCACCAACATGTACGACCCGGGCGCGCTCTTCTACATCCCGGAGGACAGCAAGAAGAAGATCCTGGAGCTGGCCCCGAGCGCCGCCATCACCACCGGCCGCGTCTCCATGCTCGAGCCCATCAAGCGCTACGCCGCGCTGGCCGAGGCCCTCGGCGCCGACCTCAAGGCCAAGAAGGTCACCGAGGCCAAGAAGCGCTTCGAGAAGGCGTCCGAAGAGCTCCGCAAGACGGTTGCATCGCACCGGGTCAAGGTCATGGCCTGCTCCGCCAGCGCCGACCTCTTCTATGTCTCCAACCCCAAGATCAACGCCGACCTGATCTACTTCAGCGAGCTCGGTGTCGACTTCGTCCAGCCCCGCAAGACCGACAAGGGCGGCTACTTCGAGAGCCTCAGCTGGGAGAACGCCGACAAGTACGACGCCGATGTGCTCTTCCTCGACAACCGCACCGCCACCCTCCAGCCCGAGGCCCTGACCGGCAAGCCGACCTGGTCCAAGCTGCCCGCCGTCAAGGCCGGTCAGATCACCCCCTGGAGCAGCGAGCCGCGCTTCTCGTACGCGGGTGCCGCCCCGCTCGTCGAGTCCCTCACCAAGGCGATCCAGGACGCGAAGAAGGTCAGCTGA
- a CDS encoding siderophore-interacting protein yields the protein MTTAATTTPTAVPFRFFDARVVRTRVLGPSMARITFGGTCLKDFATGGRDQRFKLFLPHPGQPAPVVPTEHGEDWFTAWRAMDPGVRGVMRSYTVREQRREPDEIDVDFALHEDGGPAARWAARAETGDRVTLLGPTEADNAGVDFRPPPGTDWVLLTADETALPAVAGSLQWLPAGTTAKVWIEVQHSEDIQHLPTAADAEITWLVRDGAAPGAPRHALVLDALRAAELPRGTPYAWIAGEAATVREVRRHLVRERGYDRKAVTFTGYWRLGACEEQLVEEAVSGTGPAQDD from the coding sequence ATGACCACCGCAGCCACCACCACCCCCACCGCCGTCCCGTTCCGCTTCTTCGACGCGCGGGTGGTGCGCACCCGTGTCCTCGGGCCCTCCATGGCCCGGATCACCTTCGGCGGCACATGTCTCAAGGACTTCGCCACCGGAGGCCGGGACCAGCGCTTCAAGCTGTTCCTGCCGCATCCGGGCCAGCCCGCGCCCGTCGTGCCCACCGAGCACGGCGAGGACTGGTTCACCGCCTGGCGGGCCATGGACCCCGGCGTCCGCGGGGTCATGCGCTCGTACACCGTGCGCGAGCAGCGCCGTGAACCCGACGAGATCGACGTGGACTTCGCCCTCCACGAGGACGGCGGTCCGGCCGCACGCTGGGCCGCCCGTGCCGAGACCGGCGACCGGGTCACCCTCCTCGGCCCCACCGAGGCCGACAACGCGGGAGTCGACTTCCGTCCGCCGCCCGGCACCGACTGGGTCCTCCTCACCGCCGACGAGACGGCGCTGCCCGCCGTCGCCGGAAGCCTCCAGTGGCTCCCCGCGGGCACCACCGCCAAGGTGTGGATCGAGGTCCAGCACTCCGAGGACATCCAGCACCTGCCCACCGCGGCCGACGCCGAGATCACCTGGCTGGTCCGGGACGGCGCCGCCCCCGGCGCCCCGCGCCACGCCCTCGTCCTGGACGCGCTGCGCGCCGCGGAGCTGCCCCGGGGCACCCCGTACGCCTGGATCGCGGGCGAGGCAGCGACGGTGCGCGAGGTGCGCCGCCATCTGGTCCGCGAGCGCGGCTACGACCGCAAGGCCGTGACCTTCACCGGCTACTGGCGCCTGGGTGCCTGTGAGGAACAGCTCGTCGAGGAAGCCGTGTCTGGCACCGGCCCCGCGCAAGACGACTGA
- a CDS encoding aspartate aminotransferase family protein, whose translation MSFLAQTAEDPSPESIPGAADGRAHLFNDRTAERYRRSVTDGVGLVASTVARTDRPFTGVTPAELAPEISGIDLERPLGDAGAALEELKSVYLKDAVYFHHPRYLAHLNCPVVIPALLGEAVLSAVNSSLDTWDQSAGGTLIERRLIDWTAERIGLGDAADGIFTSGGTQSNLQAMLLARDEACKLVEKEAAATGSGEIPPKSAILPRLRILTSEAGHFSIQKAAAVLGLGYEAVIPVPCDQDRRMRTVALARELARCRRENQVVMAVVATAGTTDFGSIDPLPEIAGLCARYGTWLHVDAAYGCGLLASTTRRHLLHGIERADSVTVDYHKSFFQPVSSSAVLVRDRSTLSHATYHADYLNPERSAKKLIPNQVDKSIQTTRRFDALKLWLTLRIMGADAVGALFDEVVDRAAEGWSLLDTDPRYEVVTRPQLSTLVFRYVPPTGEDRDPVLVDRANLHAREALAASGEAVVAGTVVDGRHYLKFTLLNPETSLSDIAFVLDLLAEHAGQYLALHIEPELSHSRAS comes from the coding sequence GTGAGTTTCCTCGCGCAGACCGCTGAGGACCCGTCGCCGGAGTCGATACCCGGGGCGGCGGATGGCAGGGCCCACCTCTTCAACGACCGTACGGCCGAGCGCTACCGGCGCTCCGTGACCGACGGCGTCGGCCTGGTGGCCTCCACCGTCGCCCGCACCGACCGCCCGTTCACCGGTGTCACCCCCGCCGAACTGGCCCCCGAGATCTCCGGCATCGACCTGGAACGCCCGCTGGGCGACGCGGGCGCGGCGCTCGAGGAGCTGAAAAGCGTCTACCTCAAGGACGCCGTCTACTTCCACCACCCGCGCTACCTCGCCCACCTCAACTGCCCGGTGGTGATCCCGGCGCTGCTCGGCGAGGCGGTCCTGTCCGCCGTCAACTCCTCGCTGGACACCTGGGACCAGAGCGCGGGCGGCACCCTGATCGAACGTCGTCTGATCGACTGGACCGCCGAGCGCATCGGCCTGGGCGATGCCGCGGACGGCATCTTCACCAGCGGCGGCACCCAGTCCAACCTCCAGGCGATGCTGCTCGCCCGCGACGAGGCGTGCAAGCTGGTGGAGAAGGAGGCGGCGGCGACCGGATCCGGTGAGATCCCGCCCAAGTCCGCGATCCTGCCGCGGCTGCGCATCCTCACCTCCGAGGCCGGCCACTTCTCCATCCAGAAGGCCGCCGCCGTCCTCGGGCTCGGCTACGAGGCCGTCATCCCCGTCCCGTGTGACCAGGACCGGCGGATGCGCACCGTCGCCCTCGCCCGCGAACTGGCCCGCTGCCGCCGCGAGAACCAGGTCGTCATGGCCGTCGTCGCCACCGCCGGGACCACCGACTTCGGCTCCATCGACCCGCTGCCCGAGATCGCCGGACTGTGCGCCCGGTACGGCACCTGGCTGCACGTGGACGCCGCCTACGGCTGCGGCCTGCTGGCCTCCACCACCCGCCGCCATCTGCTGCATGGCATCGAGCGCGCCGACTCGGTCACCGTGGACTACCACAAGTCCTTCTTCCAGCCGGTGAGTTCCAGTGCGGTCTTGGTCCGCGACCGCAGCACGCTCAGCCACGCCACGTACCACGCGGACTACCTCAACCCCGAACGCAGCGCCAAGAAGCTGATCCCCAACCAGGTCGACAAGTCCATCCAGACCACCCGCCGCTTCGACGCGCTCAAGCTGTGGCTGACCCTGCGCATCATGGGCGCCGACGCCGTCGGGGCGCTCTTCGACGAGGTGGTGGACCGGGCCGCCGAGGGCTGGAGCCTGCTGGACACCGATCCGCGCTACGAGGTCGTCACCCGGCCCCAGCTGTCCACGCTGGTGTTCCGCTACGTCCCGCCCACCGGTGAGGACCGCGACCCCGTCCTCGTCGACCGGGCCAATCTGCACGCCCGCGAGGCCCTGGCCGCCTCCGGCGAGGCCGTGGTGGCGGGCACCGTCGTCGACGGCCGCCACTACCTGAAGTTCACGCTGCTCAACCCGGAGACCTCGCTGAGCGACATCGCGTTCGTCCTCGACCTCCTCGCCGAGCACGCCGGTCAGTACCTGGCCCTCCACATCGAGCCCGAACTCAGCCACTCCCGCGCCAGCTGA